One genomic segment of Sminthopsis crassicaudata isolate SCR6 chromosome 2, ASM4859323v1, whole genome shotgun sequence includes these proteins:
- the GCHFR gene encoding GTP cyclohydrolase 1 feedback regulatory protein: protein MPYLLISTQIRMEVGPTMVGDEFSDEELMGYLGATKRNVLGNNFSEYYVNEPPRIVLNKLELWGYRVVSMTGVGQTLVWCLHKE, encoded by the exons ATGCCGTACCTGCTCATTAGCACCCAAATCCGTATG GAGGTGGGTCCCACGATGGTGGGAGACGAATTCTCTGACGAGGAGCTGATGGGGTACTTGGGGGCCACTAAGAGGAATGTTCTGGGAAACAATTT TTCGGAATACTACGTCAATGAACCCCCCCGAATCGTTCTGAATAAACTGGAGCTCTGGGGCTACCGTGTGGTGAGCATGACAGGCGTGGGCCAGACGCTGGTGTGGTGCCTTCACAAGGAGTAG
- the DNAJC17 gene encoding dnaJ homolog subfamily C member 17, producing MAVTKELLQMDLYALLGIGEKAADKEVKKAYRQKALTCHPDKNPDNPQAAELFHQLSQALEVLTDAAARAAYDKVRKARKQAAERTQKLDERRKKVKLDLEARERQAQAQGSEVEEDSRSTRTLEQEIARLREEGSRQLEEQQRLIQEQIRQDREQRLRGKTENLEGKGTPKLKLKWKCKKEDETKGGYSKDVLLRILQKYGEVLNLVISSKKTGSAVVEFASVKAAVLAVKNEVGLVNNPLKISWLEGQPQGTVSSDGTSHSGLSQGSVLSERDYESLVMMRMRQAAERQQLIEQMQREDEEAVPT from the exons GTGAAGAAGGCATATCGACAAAAGGCCCTCACTTGTCATCCGGATAAAAATCCAGATAATCCCCAAGCAG CTGAGCTCTTCCACCAGCTTTCTCAGGCTTTGGAGGTTCTGACAGATGCCGCAGCCCGG GCAGCATACGACAAAGTCAGGAAAGCCAGGAAGCAGGCCGCGGAGAGGACTCAGAAACTtgatgagagaagaaagaaagtaaagctCG ATCTTGAGGCCCGGGAGAGACAAGCCCAGGCCCAAGGGAGTGAGGTAGAAGAGGACAGTCGAAGTACCAGGACATTAGAACAAGAG ATTGCACGCCTACGAGAAGAAGGCTCCCGGCAGCTGGAAGAACAGCAGAGGCTGATCCAGGAGCAGATACGTCAAGATCGGGAACAGAGATTAAGAG GAAAGACAGAAAATCTTGAAGGCAAAGGAACACCCAAACTGAAG CTAAAATGGAAGTGTAAAAAAGAGGATGAGACCAAAGGTGGTTACTCTAAGGATGTCCTCCTGAGGATTCTGCAGAAG TATGGTGAAGTGCTCAACCTGGTCATCTCCAGTAAGAAGACAGGGAGTGCTGTAGTAGAGTTTGCTTCTGTCAAGGCTGCG GTATTGGCCGTCAAGAATGAAGTAGGTCTCGTCAACAACCCTTTGAAGATCTCCTGGCTGGAGGGTCAACCACAAGGAACAGTGAGCAGTGATGGCACGAGCCACTCAGGACTGTCACAG GGCTCCGTGCTGTCAGAGAGGGACTATGAGAGCCTGGTCATGATGCGCATGCGTCAGGCAGCAGAGCGGCAGCAGCTGATCGAGCAGATGCAGAGGGAGGACGAGGAGGCCGTGCCCACATAG
- the C2H15orf62 gene encoding uncharacterized protein C15orf62 homolog, mitochondrial, translating to METWRKGSFRNNSFFKRLSLGRPRRLRRQGSVLSQASTAGGDHEEYSNREVIRELRGRPDGRRLPLWGDEQPRSTLLAPPKPPRLYRESTSCPNILEPSPTYAAAYSATLPSAISLAGTLHEYSEEDSLDTTPLQGVPADLTDPFFSFKVDLGISLLEEVLQMLREQFPRDPWA from the coding sequence ATGGAGACATGGCGGAAAGGATCTTTCCGCAACAATTCTTTCTTTAAACGTCTGAGCCTGGGGAGACCGCGACGACTCCGACGGCAAGGCAGCGTGCTCAGCCAAGCCAGCACTGCGGGGGGAGACCACGAGGAATACAGTAACCGCGAAGTCATCCGGGAGCTTCGGGGGAGACCGGATGGCCGGCGCCTCCCTCTGTGGGGAGACGAGCAGCCCAGATCCACGCTACTGGCCCCCCCCAAACCTCCACGTCTCTATCGGGAGAGCACCAGCTGTCCCAACATTCTCGAGCCCTCCCCCACCTATGCTGCTGCCTACTCGGCCACCCTGCCCTCGGCCATCTCCCTGGCTGGCACACTACATGAGTACTCTGAGGAAGATTCCCTGGACACCACGCCACTGCAGGGGGTGCCTGCTGACCTGACTgaccccttcttttccttcaaggtGGACCTAGGGATTTCGCTTCTTGAGGAAGTGCTGCAGATGCTGAGGGAGCAGTTTCCCAGGGATCCATGGGCTTGA